In Actinomadura citrea, a single window of DNA contains:
- a CDS encoding Asp23/Gls24 family envelope stress response protein: MTGLDKRQTGNAEQGPGAKPGPRFPGAPAGRPETDPPPGMPSHGTVSPGTPSPGTPSPGMPSQGAPIPGMPQRAPLSAPPATAAPQSVPPPRSVLSSGPNAVPMTMHGSSGDLSAPVDGRITIGNAVIGKIAAFAALEVEGVAGLTVQDEPAATGVRVVQNDDEVTLDVAIAVEYGLVIKDVATKVKANVARVAGMMLGTRVAAVNVSVEDVRQAARA, translated from the coding sequence ATGACCGGGCTCGACAAGCGCCAGACCGGGAACGCCGAGCAGGGACCGGGGGCCAAACCCGGACCGCGGTTCCCCGGGGCGCCCGCCGGCCGCCCGGAGACGGACCCTCCCCCCGGCATGCCGTCGCACGGCACGGTCTCCCCGGGCACGCCGTCCCCGGGCACGCCGTCCCCGGGCATGCCGTCGCAGGGCGCGCCGATCCCGGGGATGCCGCAGCGGGCGCCGCTTTCCGCACCTCCCGCGACCGCGGCACCGCAGTCGGTCCCGCCCCCGCGGAGCGTGCTGTCGTCGGGGCCGAACGCGGTGCCGATGACGATGCACGGCTCGTCCGGCGACCTCAGCGCGCCGGTGGACGGCCGCATCACGATCGGCAACGCGGTGATCGGGAAGATCGCCGCGTTCGCCGCGCTGGAGGTGGAGGGCGTCGCCGGCCTCACCGTCCAGGACGAGCCGGCCGCGACGGGCGTGCGCGTCGTCCAGAACGACGACGAGGTCACGCTGGACGTCGCCATCGCCGTCGAGTACGGCCTGGTGATCAAGGACGTGGCGACGAAGGTGAAGGCGAACGTGGCGCGGGTGGCGGGCATGATGCTGGGGACGCGGGTCGCCGCCGTCAACGTGTCCGTCGAGGACGTCCGTCAGGCGGCGCGGGCGTAG
- a CDS encoding HIT family protein — MSAEPEESVVQQGREDAPGAGAGNERTPRFEEQRGGAGTPDNFQRLWTPHRMAYIKGENKPTGGGSGDGCPFCEIPKMTDEEGLVVARGESVFTVLNLYPYNSGHLMVVPYRHVADYTDLEEPEYVELATFTQRSLTALRKASGAQGFNVGMNLGLVAGAGIASHLHQHVVPRWGGDTNFMPVVGHTKVLPQLLRDTRQMLADAWPHDA, encoded by the coding sequence TTGAGCGCAGAGCCGGAGGAGTCCGTGGTGCAGCAGGGGCGCGAGGACGCGCCCGGGGCCGGTGCCGGGAACGAGCGCACGCCCCGCTTCGAGGAGCAGAGGGGCGGCGCGGGCACGCCCGACAACTTCCAGCGGCTCTGGACCCCGCACCGGATGGCCTACATCAAGGGCGAGAACAAGCCCACGGGCGGGGGATCGGGCGACGGCTGCCCGTTCTGCGAGATCCCGAAGATGACCGACGAGGAGGGGCTCGTCGTGGCCCGCGGGGAGTCGGTGTTCACGGTGCTGAACCTCTACCCCTACAACTCCGGGCACCTGATGGTCGTCCCGTACCGGCACGTCGCCGACTACACCGACCTCGAAGAGCCGGAGTACGTGGAGCTGGCGACGTTCACGCAGCGGTCCCTGACGGCGCTGCGCAAGGCGAGCGGCGCGCAGGGCTTCAACGTCGGCATGAACCTCGGTCTCGTCGCCGGCGCCGGCATCGCGTCCCACCTGCACCAGCACGTCGTCCCGCGCTGGGGAGGCGACACGAACTTCATGCCGGTCGTCGGGCACACCAAGGTGCTGCCGCAGCTCCTGCGCGACACCCGCCAGATGCTCGCCGACGCCTGGCCGCACGACGCCTGA
- a CDS encoding polysaccharide deacetylase family protein codes for MDDPRSPAAPGRRAFIKGFGLAAAGAVTLGAGAEAVDAVVGSGNPPSSAMAVPIAGPWRPGSAHVDVVWGVDTAQKLVALTFDDGPMHNWTPMVHDILDAERVKATFFLVGERLVRHARLVHGRMDRHEAGNHTWQHQDLSRLSDERALEQLRRAHNAIGRIVGKEPRLLRPPFGHLGGTTLSAACRFEYDIALWSIKMLEKTYEDDPPALVDYIVGNTGPGTILLAHDTGHHDRLVALRNLVPMIRGLRAKGFEFVTVSELMSASQAPPRPPGDVGLRRAAPPA; via the coding sequence GTGGACGACCCCCGGAGCCCGGCCGCCCCCGGACGCCGGGCGTTCATCAAGGGGTTCGGTCTGGCGGCCGCCGGAGCGGTCACGCTGGGCGCGGGGGCGGAGGCGGTCGACGCCGTGGTCGGGTCAGGGAACCCGCCCTCGTCGGCGATGGCGGTCCCCATCGCCGGTCCGTGGCGGCCCGGGAGCGCGCACGTCGACGTGGTCTGGGGCGTCGACACCGCCCAGAAGCTCGTCGCCCTCACCTTCGACGACGGGCCGATGCACAACTGGACGCCCATGGTGCACGACATCCTGGACGCCGAGCGGGTCAAGGCCACGTTCTTCCTAGTCGGGGAGCGTCTCGTCCGGCACGCCCGGCTCGTGCACGGGCGGATGGACCGGCACGAGGCCGGCAACCACACCTGGCAGCACCAGGACTTGTCGCGCCTCTCCGACGAGCGGGCCCTGGAGCAACTGCGGCGCGCCCACAACGCCATCGGGCGGATCGTCGGCAAGGAGCCCCGGCTCCTGCGGCCCCCGTTCGGCCATCTGGGCGGGACCACGCTGAGCGCCGCGTGCCGGTTCGAGTACGACATCGCGCTGTGGTCGATCAAGATGCTGGAGAAGACCTACGAGGACGACCCGCCGGCCCTGGTGGACTACATCGTCGGCAACACCGGGCCCGGCACGATCCTGCTCGCGCACGACACCGGCCACCACGACCGCCTGGTCGCGCTGCGCAACCTCGTCCCGATGATCCGGGGCCTGCGCGCCAAGGGCTTCGAGTTCGTCACGGTCTCGGAGCTGATGAGCGCCTCGCAGGCCCCGCCCCGCCCGCCGGGCGACGTGGGACTGCGGCGCGCCGCGCCTCCCGCCTAG